The Streptomyces kanamyceticus genome window below encodes:
- a CDS encoding M6 family metalloprotease domain-containing protein, which produces MSRIPHPEVDVPRQLPPWGLTRGGEKSALRTTAALLTSLTALAATSLVAGPAIAESAAGPCALRRTPAHHSEGLDTWNSSYPRPARTLNAVMVFLSFPDSPPQTTPQELAADYFPATSRFFEHASYGKFALRPHPRREWVEMPENSMSYAIQRDWNAKRRSAYLRDAVAAADPHVDFSRYDVVYFVADPDAPGVDSDATKVVNFDHPMRADGTDIRRIVTVFERHPPDRNVLAHETGHVFDLPDLYHRPTDGKGDWDTYVGDWDVMGSQFGLAPDLFGWHKWKLGWLEPRQVRCVTGGTERLTLEPLSAVPARGALGGTKLAVVRTGRETAIAIEARGAAGNDHATCTEGVLVYQVRGGTASGGGPIEVVDAHPESESCWGDSVYPQLADAPVRAGESFTVPGEDVRVEVAGRTASGAWTVQVTAD; this is translated from the coding sequence GTGTCCCGCATTCCGCACCCGGAGGTCGACGTGCCGCGTCAGCTCCCCCCTTGGGGACTCACTCGTGGAGGGGAGAAATCCGCCCTGCGCACCACCGCGGCCCTGCTCACCTCGCTGACCGCGCTGGCCGCGACCTCGCTGGTCGCGGGCCCGGCCATCGCCGAATCGGCGGCCGGCCCGTGCGCCCTGCGCCGCACCCCCGCCCACCACTCGGAGGGCCTCGACACCTGGAACAGCTCCTATCCGCGCCCGGCCAGGACCCTGAACGCGGTGATGGTCTTCCTGTCCTTCCCCGACTCGCCGCCGCAGACCACCCCCCAAGAGCTCGCCGCCGACTACTTCCCGGCCACGAGTCGGTTCTTCGAGCACGCCTCGTACGGCAAGTTCGCCCTGCGTCCGCACCCCCGGCGCGAGTGGGTGGAGATGCCGGAGAACTCCATGTCGTACGCCATACAGCGCGACTGGAACGCCAAGCGGCGCAGCGCCTATCTGCGCGACGCGGTGGCCGCGGCCGATCCGCACGTCGACTTCTCGCGGTACGACGTCGTCTACTTCGTCGCCGACCCGGACGCCCCCGGCGTCGACTCGGACGCCACGAAGGTCGTGAACTTCGACCATCCGATGCGGGCCGACGGCACGGACATCCGTCGCATCGTCACGGTCTTCGAGCGGCACCCGCCGGACCGCAACGTGCTCGCCCACGAGACGGGCCACGTCTTCGACCTGCCCGACCTCTACCACCGGCCCACCGACGGCAAGGGCGACTGGGACACCTACGTCGGTGACTGGGACGTCATGGGCAGCCAGTTCGGCCTCGCCCCCGACCTCTTCGGCTGGCACAAGTGGAAGCTGGGCTGGCTGGAGCCGCGGCAGGTGCGGTGCGTGACGGGCGGCACGGAGCGGCTGACCCTCGAACCGCTGTCGGCGGTCCCGGCGCGCGGCGCCCTCGGCGGCACCAAGCTCGCGGTGGTCCGCACGGGGCGCGAGACGGCGATCGCCATCGAGGCACGGGGCGCCGCGGGCAACGACCACGCGACGTGCACCGAGGGCGTGCTCGTCTACCAGGTGCGGGGCGGTACGGCGTCGGGCGGCGGCCCCATCGAGGTGGTCGACGCACATCCGGAGTCGGAGTCCTGCTGGGGCGACTCGGTGTACCCGCAGCTGGCGGACGCCCCGGTGCGGGCGGGCGAGAGCTTCACGGTGCCCGGCGAGGACGTGCGCGTCGAGGTGGCGGGGCGGACGGCGTCGGGGGCGTGGACGGTGCAGGTCACGGCGGACTGA